A window from Pseudomonas campi encodes these proteins:
- a CDS encoding molecular chaperone codes for MDKQSPHLHLRVPVPEKQGLSFCEANPRELKRWIAGLPKANIGETARQLYQSLVELNQLITPTDNRLQMLELIRPEVYYVCRHLERHFLNQSIVLDERPRKVANLCQALQNHLAIGYKLIITQEVPRFSKDRSQLLAVALQRASHSLYGPLVRASQLYCPVPEGLWLELHQLHRIARKHGLEHAQVSDPLAHSSKSLSQEQTYLAALLLGCARCNQLRQSSIARLAEALEGWSSRVELQGAEQPHSLFVIASRQDGPPRYKSLFSDNELPNLLGLDPHGLVDSIKEYLLLPAESRDPQKFPVPEGISLDLLQHLSSAWGDISERTFQRNPGKGSLTLCIGMTAVHFFLAGRKSFADVLQRPEAAHSSAKFNSKRIGDGPDIWSGAFDAKRESHWDSTMEEIEYKSSSHKSADLVVGVEESHPTFELPIINHSPGGYCLSWPREVPGQMQAGELLGIQDAPGHNWSVAVVRWIRQVRGGGTQMGIELIAPQAQPCGLQLLRKNEQSSHYLRALLLPAISAISRPASLITPRLPFQESNKVSVNLNGQELRAILSRRQTSTGSFSQFEYRKLEQQSAPAGSPVTAQERPGKSGEEDFDSLWKSL; via the coding sequence ATGGATAAACAGAGCCCTCATCTGCATTTGCGTGTTCCGGTTCCGGAGAAGCAGGGCCTGTCCTTCTGCGAAGCCAACCCGCGCGAGCTCAAGCGCTGGATCGCCGGCCTGCCCAAGGCCAACATCGGCGAGACAGCACGCCAGCTGTATCAAAGCCTGGTCGAGCTCAACCAGCTGATTACCCCCACCGACAATCGCCTGCAAATGCTGGAGCTGATCCGCCCCGAGGTGTACTACGTCTGCCGTCACCTGGAGCGCCACTTCCTCAACCAGTCCATTGTCCTCGACGAGCGTCCGCGCAAGGTCGCCAACCTCTGCCAGGCCCTGCAGAACCACCTGGCCATCGGCTACAAGCTGATCATCACCCAGGAAGTGCCGCGTTTCAGTAAAGACCGCAGTCAACTGCTGGCAGTCGCCCTGCAGCGCGCCAGCCACAGCTTGTACGGCCCACTGGTGCGCGCCAGCCAGCTGTATTGTCCGGTACCGGAAGGCTTGTGGCTGGAGCTGCACCAACTGCATCGGATTGCCCGCAAGCACGGCCTGGAGCACGCTCAGGTCAGTGATCCGCTGGCCCACAGCAGCAAAAGCCTGAGCCAGGAACAGACCTACCTGGCCGCCCTGCTGCTCGGCTGTGCCCGCTGCAACCAGCTGCGCCAGAGCAGCATCGCGCGCCTGGCAGAGGCTCTTGAAGGCTGGAGCAGCCGGGTCGAACTGCAGGGCGCCGAGCAGCCGCACAGCCTGTTCGTGATTGCCTCGCGGCAGGACGGCCCACCCCGCTACAAGTCGCTGTTCAGTGACAACGAACTGCCCAACCTGCTCGGCCTCGACCCCCATGGCCTGGTCGACTCGATCAAGGAATACCTGTTACTGCCCGCAGAAAGTCGCGACCCACAGAAATTCCCGGTCCCCGAAGGGATCAGCCTGGACTTGCTGCAGCACCTCAGTTCCGCCTGGGGCGATATTTCCGAGCGCACCTTCCAGCGCAATCCGGGCAAGGGCAGCCTGACCCTGTGCATTGGCATGACCGCCGTACATTTCTTCCTGGCCGGCCGGAAAAGCTTTGCCGATGTCCTGCAACGCCCGGAGGCGGCGCACAGCAGCGCCAAGTTCAACTCGAAGAGAATCGGCGACGGTCCGGACATTTGGTCCGGCGCCTTCGATGCCAAGCGCGAAAGCCATTGGGACTCGACGATGGAGGAAATCGAATACAAGAGCAGCAGTCACAAGTCTGCCGACCTTGTTGTCGGAGTCGAAGAGAGCCACCCGACCTTCGAGCTGCCGATCATCAACCACAGCCCGGGCGGCTATTGCCTGAGCTGGCCGCGCGAAGTGCCGGGGCAGATGCAGGCCGGTGAACTGCTCGGCATCCAGGATGCCCCCGGACACAACTGGAGCGTGGCGGTCGTGCGCTGGATTCGCCAGGTTCGCGGTGGCGGCACGCAGATGGGCATCGAACTGATCGCCCCGCAGGCCCAACCCTGTGGCCTGCAGCTGCTGCGCAAGAACGAGCAGAGCAGCCACTACCTGCGCGCCCTGCTGCTGCCGGCAATCAGTGCCATTTCGCGCCCGGCAAGCCTGATTACCCCGCGCCTGCCCTTCCAGGAAAGCAACAAGGTCAGCGTCAACCTGAATGGTCAGGAGCTGCGCGCCATTCTTAGCCGACGACAGACCAGCACAGGTAGTTTCAGTCAGTTCGAGTACCGCAAACTGGAGCAGCAGAGTGCTCCAGCCGGGAGCCCGGTCACAGCTCAAGAACGCCCTGGCAAGAGCGGGGAGGAAGATTTTGACTCGCTCTGGAAGTCACTGTAG
- a CDS encoding EAL domain-containing protein, with the protein MAIEKKTIRLLILEDSQNEAERLVSLFRNSGRATRVHRITSGDNLAEALQQSWDLLIAAPTSEHLEPSEVIGAIRRQAKDIPVILLVDGNDSDNITEALMLGAQDALPQGEDERLILVANRELANLEERRARRAAEVALREAEKRCQLLLDSSVDAITYVHDGMHIYANRAYLQMFAYEDADELEGMPMIDLIAAQDQSAFKDFLKNYSSADGSAELACTGVKADGQRFQARMGFSPATYDGEPCIQVVIRAESDNAELAEKLREISSQDLVTGLFNRTHFIELMDAAAERAVNAGVVSSLAYICIDRYAAMVGEVGLAGIDLLLTDIANLLRNHFGTDAQLARFADDVFTVLLPTQTPEQTREALHNLLKKVEGHLFDVSGRTVQTTLSIGVAGLNEKTARAQDVIDRAHRCADEIDGGNALKLYNPADELAAAANRGNLVAMVQQALENNSFRLLFQPVISLRGDSDEHYEVLLRLLNPQGVEVPPGDFLAAAKEAGLAEKIDRWVILNSIKLLAEHRSKGHSTRLFVHLSASSLQDQTLLPWLSVALKAARLPSDALVFQIGEPDAIAFLKQAKALTQGLAELHCKVALSQFGCSLNPFNTFKYLNVDFVKVDGSFAQDLSKAENQEALKTLLASLHAQAKLTIVPFVESASVLATLWQAGVNYIQGHYLQGPSQSMDYDFSAGDE; encoded by the coding sequence ATGGCCATCGAAAAAAAAACCATCCGTCTGCTGATTCTTGAAGATTCGCAGAACGAGGCCGAGCGACTCGTCAGCCTGTTCCGCAATTCCGGGCGCGCCACGCGCGTTCACCGCATCACCTCGGGCGACAATCTGGCAGAAGCCCTGCAGCAAAGCTGGGACTTGCTGATTGCAGCGCCTACCAGTGAACACCTCGAACCCAGCGAAGTGATCGGCGCCATTCGCCGCCAGGCCAAGGACATTCCGGTCATCCTGCTGGTCGACGGTAACGACTCCGACAACATCACCGAAGCCCTGATGCTCGGCGCCCAGGATGCTCTGCCCCAGGGCGAAGACGAGCGCCTGATCCTGGTCGCCAATCGCGAGCTGGCCAACCTCGAAGAACGCCGCGCCCGCCGCGCCGCCGAAGTGGCCCTGCGCGAAGCCGAGAAGCGCTGCCAGTTGCTGCTCGACAGTTCCGTGGACGCCATCACCTACGTCCACGACGGCATGCATATCTATGCCAACCGCGCCTACCTGCAGATGTTCGCCTACGAGGATGCCGACGAACTCGAAGGCATGCCGATGATCGACCTGATCGCCGCGCAGGATCAAAGCGCGTTCAAGGACTTCCTGAAGAACTACTCCAGCGCCGATGGCAGTGCCGAACTGGCCTGTACCGGGGTCAAGGCCGACGGCCAGCGCTTCCAGGCACGCATGGGTTTCTCCCCGGCCACCTACGATGGCGAGCCGTGCATCCAGGTAGTGATCCGTGCGGAAAGCGACAACGCCGAGCTGGCAGAAAAACTGCGCGAAATCAGCAGCCAGGATCTGGTCACCGGCCTGTTCAACCGTACTCACTTCATCGAGCTGATGGACGCCGCTGCCGAGCGCGCGGTCAATGCCGGCGTGGTGTCGAGCCTGGCTTATATCTGTATCGACCGCTATGCCGCCATGGTCGGCGAAGTCGGCCTGGCCGGCATCGACCTGCTGCTCACCGACATTGCCAACCTGCTGCGCAATCACTTCGGTACTGACGCCCAGTTGGCGCGCTTCGCCGATGACGTGTTCACGGTTCTGCTGCCCACACAGACGCCAGAACAAACCCGCGAAGCGCTGCACAACCTGCTGAAAAAAGTCGAAGGCCATCTGTTCGACGTCAGCGGCCGCACTGTGCAGACCACCCTGTCGATTGGCGTTGCCGGGCTCAACGAGAAGACTGCGCGCGCCCAGGACGTGATTGATCGCGCCCACCGCTGCGCCGACGAGATCGACGGCGGCAATGCCCTCAAACTGTACAACCCGGCCGACGAGCTGGCCGCGGCAGCCAACCGCGGCAATCTGGTCGCCATGGTGCAACAGGCGCTGGAGAACAACAGCTTCCGCCTGCTGTTCCAGCCGGTCATCAGCCTGCGCGGTGACAGCGACGAACACTACGAAGTACTGCTACGCCTGCTCAATCCGCAAGGCGTGGAAGTACCGCCCGGCGACTTCCTGGCCGCCGCCAAGGAAGCCGGGCTGGCCGAGAAGATCGACCGCTGGGTGATCCTCAACTCGATCAAGCTGCTGGCCGAACACCGCAGCAAGGGCCACAGCACCCGCCTGTTCGTGCACCTGTCGGCCAGCAGCCTGCAGGATCAGACCCTGCTGCCCTGGCTCAGCGTGGCACTCAAGGCCGCACGCCTGCCCTCAGACGCCTTGGTGTTCCAGATCGGCGAACCGGATGCGATTGCTTTCCTCAAGCAGGCCAAGGCCCTGACCCAAGGCCTGGCCGAACTGCACTGCAAAGTCGCCCTGAGCCAGTTCGGCTGCTCGCTGAACCCGTTCAACACCTTCAAGTACCTCAACGTGGATTTCGTCAAGGTCGACGGCTCGTTCGCCCAGGACCTGTCCAAGGCCGAGAACCAGGAAGCCCTGAAAACCTTGCTGGCCAGCCTGCACGCCCAGGCCAAGCTGACCATCGTGCCCTTCGTCGAGAGCGCCAGCGTGCTGGCCACCCTCTGGCAGGCCGGGGTCAACTACATCCAGGGCCACTACCTGCAGGGCCCCAGCCAGTCGATGGACTACGACTTCTCTGCTGGCGACGAATAA